GCCAGGGTCGGGAATGAGCCGTGATCCCCGTGGCTCGGCCTTGGGTAACCGGAGGGTCATCCGCGTCCCGCCGCCCGGTCCGGAGTCCGCGAAGACCATTCCGCCATGGGCGGTGACCAGCTCCTTGACGACAGCGCTGCCGCCTCCGGCGCGGGTGCGGGCCCGCGCCACAGCCGCTCGAAGACGTACGGCAGCTCGTCGGCGGTGATGCCCGGACCGGTGTCGGTCGCCTCTACCAGTGCTTCGGCGGGCGTGGCGGGCGTGGCGACGGTGACAGTGTCGCCGGGACGGCAGTGGCGGGCGGCGTTGCTCAGCAGGTTGCCGAGGGCCTGGTGCAGCCGGTCCGCGTCCGCGCGGGCCAGCAGGGGGACGGGGTCGGGGTGATGCGTACGGTCAGCCCCGCCGTGCACAGCTCGGCCTCACGTTCGGCCAGGGCGGCGCCGGCCAGGGCGGTCAGATCCACCTCGGCCAGGCGCAGGGACAGCCGGGCCGACTCGTCCTCCGCCAGTTCCCCGAGGTCGTCGTGATGCGGCCCAGCCGCAGCGTCTGGTCGTGCAGGGAGGCCAGACGCCTAGCCGACGGGTCGGCGACAAGACGTCGACGCCTGAAGGCCGGCCGAGCATGTAGAGGAACGTGGACACGTGGACGTACTCACGGTCAGTCGTGGGGTGTTGAGGGTGAATCCGTTGTTCCGGGCGATCGGTTCGAGCGGGTGACCGTGCGGCGTGGTCAGAGGCTGGCTCTGCCGTGTCTCCAGTAGCCGCGGAAGGAGATGTCGGATTTGGGGACGTGGCGTTCGCCGACCAGATGCCTGCGAATGCCGGTGGCCAGTGAGGACTCGCCCGCTGTCCAGGTGTAGAAGGGGCCCGGAGGGAGTCGGGCGTCCTTCACGGCGCGCAGGGCGAGGGTGCCGGGCCTGGTGGACGGGTTGCCTCGGGGCAGCCAGTGGATCGTGGTGCCCGGGGGTGCGGTGACCTCGCGGCGGATGTCCTCGGCGGAGGGGACTTCGAGGAAGACCTCGGCCGGCAGCGTGTCGGCGGAGCGCTCCAGGATGGCGAGGGCCGTCGGCAGGGCGCTCTCGTCGCCGACGAGAAGCTGCCAGGTGGCGCCGGGGGTGGGCGCGTAGCTGTATCCCTCGTCGAGGAAGGCGACCTTGTCGCCGGGCTCGGCCGCCAGTGCCCAGGCGGTTCCGGGGGCAACGGGCCCTTCCGCGGGGTCCTGCTCGTGGAGCGAGATCTCGATGTCGAACGCGGACGACTCCGGCGCATGGCGCCGGATCGAGTACGTCCTGACGCGGGGGCGTCGTCCGGCGCTCTGCAGGGTGTGCTGGAGCATCCACCTCTCGTTGCCCGGGAGTACGACGTCGTCGTTGCCGGGGTCGGCGAAGAAGAGGCGGCCCGCCTGGTCGTATCCGGACTGCTCCAGGTGCTGGACATCGTCTCCGCCCAGCGTGATGGAGATGAAGTGTGGGCTGAGCCGTTCGCAGGCCTGGACGGCGAGCGTCAGTATCCGCCGGTGGCGCGGGCGTCTGGTTCCGCCTGCCATCGCTATCGGCCCTCTTCGGTGTTCGCCTGTGTGTCGGTGCTCATGAGGGCAACTCTCGGTCCTGCAGCAGCCGCCGAACCACCGGTAGACTGACGCCCGATGCCGAAAAACCGCCAAACTTCGCCGGAGCCCTCGGAGCCCTCGGAGCCCTCGGAGCTGCGGGACGCGATCCCGCGCGGAGCCGGGTGGCTGCCGCACGGCTACCACCTCGACCCCCACTCACACGTCCAGGGCCAGCTGGTGTACGCGGCCGCCGGCGTGCTGGCCACCACCACCGAGCGTGGGACCTGGGTCGCTCCGGCCAACCGCATGACGTGGACGCCGCCGGGATTCGCCCACTCCCACCGCTTCTACGGCAGGACCGACGTCCGCCTGCTCACCGTCCCGGTCGAGCTGTGCGGAGAGCTCGTCGAACACCCCAGCGTGTTCGCGATCAGTCCCCTGCTGCGCGAAGCCGTCCTGGCGCTGACCGACCGGTCGGAGGCCCGCCCCGGTGCCTATGAGCGGCTGCTCGCAGTCGTGGTCGACGAGCTCTCCGACACCCCTGAGCAGTCCCTGCACCTGCCCGAACCCGGCGACGACCGGCTTCGTGCTGTCACCGATCTCCTGCATGCCGATCCCGGCCGGACCACGACCCTGGCCGAGCTGGGACGAATGGCAGGGGCGAGCGAGCGCACTCTGAGCCGCCTGTTCCGCACCGCGCTCGGCATGAGCTTCCACCGTTGGCGCACCACCCTGCGTATCCACCACGCCTTGGCCCATCTCACCAACGGCCTGTCCGTCACCGACACCGCGATGGAGTGCGGCTGGTCCAACCCCTCCAGCTTCATCGACGCGTTCACCGAGGTTGTCGGCCAGACCCCGGGGCGTTACCAAGCGGATCTGCGTAACGACACGAAGTAGCCATTCCGGCTTCGGTGGCCGGAAGGCCTGTGCGAACGGCGCGCGTACCGGCAGCGCGTGGAGACGGCCCGGGGCTGGACCTTCCTTGGCCCCCGGAGCTCAGGACTGCTTTGTCGCGGGGTGCGTGCGGCGTGCGGCCCAGACGGAGCGTTCGGTGCGGACTACGAGGTCCGTGCGGCGCAGGATGCTGTGGGGGCTGCCGGCGTCGAGGAGTTGGTCGAGCGCGGCGAGGTCTTCGGGGGCGAGCGCGTTTGCGGCGGCGCCACGGATGCGTTGCAGGGTGCCCAGGGCGTAGCGGCCGATCGCCTCGGTGCGGGAGCCATCGATGATCACCGTGATGGTGCGCTCGCCTTCGAGGGCGAATCCGGCGGCGGTCAGCATCGGTCCCCAGTCGGCACCGCGGTGGGGTGCGTGCTCGGCGTGGAAGTGGTCGGTCGCGGCGTGGCAGCGGTCTTCCAGGCCGGGCCGGTCCTCGGGTGCGCTTTCGGGCAGGAAGCGTGGGAAGCCGGCCAGTTCGACGACGGCGAACAGGCCGCCGGGCGCGAGCGTGTCGTGGACGTGGCGCAGGGCGCGGTCGGGGTCGGCCATGTGGTGCATCGAGGCGGAGGCCCATATGAGATCGGGCGTGCCGAGGTCGGGCCAGTCGGCGGCATCGAGGTCGGCCTGCACCGTGCGCACACGTTCCTGCAGTCCCATGGCGCACGCCTTCTCCCGCAGGCGGTGAAGGTGCTCGGCCGAGGAGTCGACGGCGGTGACGTGTGCCTCGGGGAAGCGGGCGAGAAGGGCGAAGGTGCCGGTTCCTGTCCCGCAGCCCAGGTCCACGACCTCGCGCGGGGCCGCCTCGATGGGCAGCCATGCGGTGATGGTGGCGATGTGCCCGGCCAGGACTTCCGCGTCCAGATCGAGGATCTCGGCCTGACTGCTGGAGTCGGCGACGTGCTGGGGGGCGTGGTGCGCGGCATGGCGGGGGGCGTGCGGCTGTGCGTGGGTCATGCCCCCACGCTAGGGCGGCTTTGCGCGTACAGCACGAACACTTGCCGCACTCGCAAGGAGGAGGTCGCCTACGGTGCCGAAGGCGCAAAAATGCCCGCAGCGGGAGGTCACGTGGAGGGGCCGCCCGAGTCGCGGTCACCGCTGTCGGCGCCCTTGCTTCCGTTGTCGCGCTGGTGACCACGCCGGGCGTCACGGTCGAAGATGCCCAGGATCTCGCAGGGGCCGCCCTCGGCGCCGATGGCGTGCGGCAGCATGGTGGGAAACTCCGCGGCCTGGTTGGTCTCGATACGGAAGCGGCGATGGCCCAGCATGAGGATCGCGGTGCCGGACAGGACGACGAGCCATTCGCGGCCGGGGTGGGCGCGCATGCGCGCGGGGTTGTCCGGCGGCGGCTCGGTCATCCGCTGGCGCATGACGGTCATGCCGGGCTCGGCCTTTATGGGCCAGCGCATCAGACTGTGGGCGCCGTCGATCATCGGGCTGGTGACGACGTCGTCCGAGGCGGTCTCCACGAGCTGGTCCAGGGATGTGTCCAGGGCGCGAGCGAGGGTGACCAGCTGATCCAGCGCGAGGCGGCGCTGCCCGTTCTCGATGCGGGAGAGCGTGGACTGACTGACGTTGGCGCGGGTGGCCAGTTCCTCCAGGGACCAGCCCTGCGCCACGCGCAGGGCCCGGATCCGTTTGCGTACCAGGCCGTCCAGCCCGTCATCATTTTGCGTCATAGGCAACATCGTATGCCTTTGATGCAACTCGGGGTTACGTTCCCTTCAGGTGGTCCGGAACAGCTGGGCCACGCCCGAGGAAATGGGGACGAGGACATGGCTGAGGCGATTTCCACGTACGCGAGCGACGTTCTGCCCGATGAGACCGTCGACGTCGTGGTGATCGGTGGCGGCGCCGCGGGTCTCAACGGCGCGCTGATGCTCGCCCGCTCCCGCCGCTCCGTCGTCGTGATCGACAGCGGCACGCCCCGCAACGCACCCGCCGAGGCCATGCACGGCTTCATCGTGCTGGACGGCACCCCGCCCACCGAGCTGCTCAGGCGCGGCCGGGAACAGGTACGCCAGTACGGCGGCCGGGTCGTCTTCGGCGAGGTGGCCTCGGCCGAGCCTGCCGTCCCCTCAAACGAGGGCGACCTGCGTTTCACCGTCACCCTGGCCGACGGCCGCGCCCTGACGGCGCGCCGAGTGCTGGTGGCCACCGGACTTCGCGACGTGTTGCCCTACGTCCCCGGACTCGCCGAGCACTGGGGCCGCAGCGTGGTGCACTGCCCGTACTGCCACGGCTGGGAGGTGCGCGATGAGACCATCGGCGTCCTCGCCACCGGCCCCGCCTCGGTCCACCATGCGCTGCTGTTCCGTCAACTGTCCGACGACCTCGTCTACTTCACCGGCGACACCGAGCTGGACGAGGAGAATCGCGCGCGCTTCGCCGCCCGCGGCATCCGCATCGTCGACACCCCCGTGGACGAGGTCGTCAAGGCCGACGACGGCGGCATCGCCGGGGTACGTCTGGCCGACGACACGTTCGTGGCCCGACGCATCCTCGCGGTCGCCACGCAGATGCAGGCCCGCACCGACGGTCTGGCCGGCCTGAAGCTGCCGATGGAGGACCTGCCCGACAACATGGGCCGCCATTTCGCCTCCGCCATGGCCGGTACCACCGAGGTGCCGGGCGTGTGGGTGGCCGGCAATGCCACCGACCCGATCGCACAGGTCGGCGCCTCCGCCGCGGCCGGCGCGCTGGCCGGCGCGCACATCAACGCCCTGTTGGCCGCCGCGGACACCGATGCGGCGCTCGCCGCAGCACGGGGCGCCGCCACCGCCTGACATCCGGGCCCGCACGGGTCCACCACCTCATTCACTCGGCGACCCGGCATGGTCCGGCGCTGATTCTGCACGCCCTTTTGAGAGGACGCATGAGTACGAACCAGCTTCCACAGGCGGCAGCCACTGACGTGAGCGGCGGGGGCGCGCCGGATGCGCGTCAGCTACGCACGATCCTGATCGCCGTCTCGATCGCGCTGATGGCCGTCATCGCGTCGGTGTCCGGGCTGAACGTCGCCCAGACCCACATGGCCGTCGAGTTCGGCGCCTCGCAGAGCACGGTCCTGTGGATCATCAACATCTACACCCTCGCCCTGGCCGCGCTGCTGCTGCCGCTCGGCGCCATCGGTGACCGCCTGGGCCGCAAGCCGATGCTGATCGCCGGGCTTGCCGTCTTCGGCGTCGCGAGTGTTGCCGCGGGTCTGGCCCCGTCGGCCGAGGTGATGCTGGCCGCGCGTGTGGCCGGCGGGATCGGCGCAGCGATGATCATGCCGATCACGCTTGCTGTCATCACCTCCACCTTCCCCGAGGAGCAGCGCGGCAGGGCGATCGGTGTGTGGACCGGTGTCGCCGGAGGCGGCGGCATCCTGGGCATGTTCCTCTCCGCCCTCCTCGTCGACATCGCGGACTGGCGCCGGCTGTTCGTCCTGCCGGTGGTCCTGATCACCGTGGCCCTGGCCATGACGGTGAAGTCGGTGCCCAACTCCCGCGAACGGTCGGCCCATTCCTTCGATACCGTCGGCGCACTCGTATCGACCGTGGCGGTGGTCGGGCTCATCTTCGTCCTTCAGGAGGGGCCGGAGCGCGGGTGGACCGCGCCCGCGACCCTGACCAGCCTCGCCGTCGGCCTTGTCGCCGGGGCCGGATTCGTGGCCTGGGAACTGCACCGCCGGGACGCATCGCTGCTGGACGTACGCCTGTTCCGGGAGCGCGGCCTGGCCGGCGGCTCGATCACGCTGCTGGTGGTCTTCGGTGTGCAGGCGGGCATCGCCGTGGTGCTCTTCCCGTTCTTCCAGGCCGTGCTCGGCTGGTCAGGACTGCTGTCCACGGCGGCGATGATGCCCATGGCCGTCATGATGATGATGACGTCCGGCCTGGCACCCAAGCTGGCCGCGCGCATCAGCGCCCGCTCGACCATGGCTGTGGGGATCGCGCTGGCCGGCGTCGGTCTGGTACTCATGGCCCTCTTCGTCTCCGTCGACGGCGGCTATCTGTCGATCCTGCCGGGCATGCTCGCCATGGGCGTCGGCATGGGCCTGTCGATGACCCCCTCCACCGAGGCCATCACCAGTTCCCTGCCGCGCGCGAAGCAGGGCGTTGCCTCCGCGCTCAACGACGTGACCCGCGAATTCGGCACCGCACTCGGCGTCGCCCTGCTCGGCGCGCTCCTGTCCGCCGGCTACCGCAACGCCATCGACGACAAACTGCACGGCATCCCCCAGGGGACGGCGGACACCGCACGCGAAGGCATCGCCAACGCCGTCGAGGCGGCGGGCAGCGCAGGTTCGCACGCACAGGACATGGTCCACGCCGCCCAGCAGTCCTTCGTCGACGGCTGGCAGCAGGCCATGTGGGCGGGCGTCGCCGTCATGGGTGTCCTGCTCGTCTACATCGCCCTGCGCGGACCCAAGACCTCCGCCCCCGCAGCGTCGCCGGACGAGGCGGAGCCCACCGAGACCGTTGCCGCC
This sequence is a window from Streptomyces sp. NBC_01217. Protein-coding genes within it:
- a CDS encoding sensor histidine kinase — translated: MHGGADRTHHPDPVPLLARADADRLHQALGNLLSNAARHCRPGDTVTVATPATPAEALVEATDTGPGITADELPYVFERLWRGPAPAPEAAALSSRSWSPPMAEWSSRTPDRAAGRG
- a CDS encoding siderophore-interacting protein, which gives rise to MAGGTRRPRHRRILTLAVQACERLSPHFISITLGGDDVQHLEQSGYDQAGRLFFADPGNDDVVLPGNERWMLQHTLQSAGRRPRVRTYSIRRHAPESSAFDIEISLHEQDPAEGPVAPGTAWALAAEPGDKVAFLDEGYSYAPTPGATWQLLVGDESALPTALAILERSADTLPAEVFLEVPSAEDIRREVTAPPGTTIHWLPRGNPSTRPGTLALRAVKDARLPPGPFYTWTAGESSLATGIRRHLVGERHVPKSDISFRGYWRHGRASL
- a CDS encoding helix-turn-helix transcriptional regulator, producing MPKNRQTSPEPSEPSEPSELRDAIPRGAGWLPHGYHLDPHSHVQGQLVYAAAGVLATTTERGTWVAPANRMTWTPPGFAHSHRFYGRTDVRLLTVPVELCGELVEHPSVFAISPLLREAVLALTDRSEARPGAYERLLAVVVDELSDTPEQSLHLPEPGDDRLRAVTDLLHADPGRTTTLAELGRMAGASERTLSRLFRTALGMSFHRWRTTLRIHHALAHLTNGLSVTDTAMECGWSNPSSFIDAFTEVVGQTPGRYQADLRNDTK
- a CDS encoding class I SAM-dependent methyltransferase, which codes for MTHAQPHAPRHAAHHAPQHVADSSSQAEILDLDAEVLAGHIATITAWLPIEAAPREVVDLGCGTGTGTFALLARFPEAHVTAVDSSAEHLHRLREKACAMGLQERVRTVQADLDAADWPDLGTPDLIWASASMHHMADPDRALRHVHDTLAPGGLFAVVELAGFPRFLPESAPEDRPGLEDRCHAATDHFHAEHAPHRGADWGPMLTAAGFALEGERTITVIIDGSRTEAIGRYALGTLQRIRGAAANALAPEDLAALDQLLDAGSPHSILRRTDLVVRTERSVWAARRTHPATKQS
- a CDS encoding helix-turn-helix domain-containing protein, whose translation is MTQNDDGLDGLVRKRIRALRVAQGWSLEELATRANVSQSTLSRIENGQRRLALDQLVTLARALDTSLDQLVETASDDVVTSPMIDGAHSLMRWPIKAEPGMTVMRQRMTEPPPDNPARMRAHPGREWLVVLSGTAILMLGHRRFRIETNQAAEFPTMLPHAIGAEGGPCEILGIFDRDARRGHQRDNGSKGADSGDRDSGGPST
- a CDS encoding NAD(P)/FAD-dependent oxidoreductase; the encoded protein is MAEAISTYASDVLPDETVDVVVIGGGAAGLNGALMLARSRRSVVVIDSGTPRNAPAEAMHGFIVLDGTPPTELLRRGREQVRQYGGRVVFGEVASAEPAVPSNEGDLRFTVTLADGRALTARRVLVATGLRDVLPYVPGLAEHWGRSVVHCPYCHGWEVRDETIGVLATGPASVHHALLFRQLSDDLVYFTGDTELDEENRARFAARGIRIVDTPVDEVVKADDGGIAGVRLADDTFVARRILAVATQMQARTDGLAGLKLPMEDLPDNMGRHFASAMAGTTEVPGVWVAGNATDPIAQVGASAAAGALAGAHINALLAAADTDAALAAARGAATA
- a CDS encoding MFS transporter; amino-acid sequence: MSTNQLPQAAATDVSGGGAPDARQLRTILIAVSIALMAVIASVSGLNVAQTHMAVEFGASQSTVLWIINIYTLALAALLLPLGAIGDRLGRKPMLIAGLAVFGVASVAAGLAPSAEVMLAARVAGGIGAAMIMPITLAVITSTFPEEQRGRAIGVWTGVAGGGGILGMFLSALLVDIADWRRLFVLPVVLITVALAMTVKSVPNSRERSAHSFDTVGALVSTVAVVGLIFVLQEGPERGWTAPATLTSLAVGLVAGAGFVAWELHRRDASLLDVRLFRERGLAGGSITLLVVFGVQAGIAVVLFPFFQAVLGWSGLLSTAAMMPMAVMMMMTSGLAPKLAARISARSTMAVGIALAGVGLVLMALFVSVDGGYLSILPGMLAMGVGMGLSMTPSTEAITSSLPRAKQGVASALNDVTREFGTALGVALLGALLSAGYRNAIDDKLHGIPQGTADTAREGIANAVEAAGSAGSHAQDMVHAAQQSFVDGWQQAMWAGVAVMGVLLVYIALRGPKTSAPAASPDEAEPTETVAAR